In one window of Nothobranchius furzeri strain GRZ-AD chromosome 11, NfurGRZ-RIMD1, whole genome shotgun sequence DNA:
- the LOC139073232 gene encoding uncharacterized protein translates to MEGQSSELTNSQQPGGAAAHDYEPGLLSGQFLSKLVAVAREPDYPSRDVTEEQLDAVLDQIENPDGTKPIQVHLAKLALILYQKGLQHDREILNLQSMLAEKQRNGSLKDEEDDDTRTDSGEDGEKTPPPSADDNRQWEGGKHLDSLDGRMPQGRDEAYLSQPSALFPTHTIGHSGPSRGRGQFALEPQVGPPPSSSRCSQSVRSRPAERHLYLDRSPSPRRVQGADWGYAPQPAPQPSTHPSYSGIRHAGNQLQDKASYASPYPDKVYYAEAPVERRRLHYADVPREEDLPGHPRDVPAARHSMPDPDLGPRSQHWEPRAHQRYPALSETDRGSESEDDAPYRESGLRVRQIESLAKDIERFDPNTNESNVDDYLREIERCLLDLPAPSSREKLKLIWKTTSRTVHGFMETLPPDIRDRYSSLCRALRDEYATYADSASATMGAFSIKHGRNEPPRENYRRLKSAYFQGRNGPGLEEDPAFRSLFIHNLHECVRSEVSMYCRMKKLTTQEIRRYAQQAWEAGGKPQKPDAHHRVMHLAPDTEPRLELEGTEAPPTKPKSAKSRPAKPRKQSQSPQQGKGGADWPPRSGQSDRKWPNQNQRQAGRNSGRFKERRPQVGPEHKSAGEYLTKADLQEMFQQFLAKQKEQLRSADETPAPKSASKKPDPEPTSA, encoded by the coding sequence atggagggacagagtagtgaactgaccaactcccagcaaccaggtggcgctgcggcccacgactatgaacctggcctactttctggacaatttttgtccaaactggtcgcggttgctcgagaacccgactacccttctagggatgtcactgaagaacagcttgacgctgtacttgatcaaatagaaaacccggatggtactaaaccaatccaggttcacttggctaagttagccctgatcctctatcagaaaggactccaacatgatcgagagatcttgaacctccagagtatgctagctgaaaaacagcgaaatggaagtctgaaggatgaggaggacgacgacacccgcaccgattctggggaagatggggagaagaccccgcccccttctgctgatgacaacagacagtgggaaggggggaaacaccttgactctctggacggacgcatgccgcaggggagagacgaagcttatctgtcccaaccttcggcccttttccctacacacactatagggcattcaggaccatctaggggccgagggcaattcgccctcgaaccccaggttggaccaccaccctcatcttcacggtgttctcaatctgtgagaagtcgaccagctgagcggcacctctatttagaccgctcccccagtccacgaagggtgcaaggtgccgattggggttatgcaccccaacctgcacctcaaccatccacccatcctagctactccggtattcggcatgccggtaaccagctgcaggacaaagcatcatacgccagtccgtatccggacaaagtgtattacgcagaagccccagttgaaagacgcaggctgcactacgccgacgtgccccgggaggaggacctcccaggacacccccgtgacgtgccagcagcccgtcacagcatgccggaccccgatttgggccccaggagtcaacattgggagcccagagcacaccagcgatatccagcgctctctgagacagaccgtgggtcagagtcagaggatgacgcgccgtaccgtgagtcagggctccgtgtacgtcaaattgaatcgctagctaaagacatagaacgctttgatcctaacaccaatgaatccaacgttgacgattatctcagggagatagaacgttgtctgcttgatcttccagcaccttcttcaagggaaaagctcaagctaatttggaaaaccacatctagaacggtgcacggtttcatggaaactctaccacctgacattcgagatcggtactcctcgctctgccgagcgttgagggatgaatacgccacgtatgcagactctgcgtcagctacaatgggggccttctccatcaaacacgggaggaacgaaccccccagagagaattatcgccgactcaaaagtgcttatttccaaggtcgaaacggccctgggctcgaggaagaccctgccttcagatccctgttcattcacaacctgcacgagtgtgttcgctccgaagtctcaatgtattgtcggatgaaaaaactgacaactcaggagattaggagatacgctcaacaggcttgggaagctggcggaaagccccaaaagcctgacgcacatcaccgcgtcatgcacctagctcccgacaccgagccgcgtttggagctcgaaggcacagaagctccacccactaagccaaaatctgctaaatctagacctgctaaaccacgaaagcagtcccaatctcctcaacaggggaaggggggtgctgattggccgcctaggtctggacaatcagacaggaagtggcccaaccaaaaccaacggcaggcaggtcggaacagtggaaggtttaaggagcgccgcccacaggtaggtcccgaacacaagtccgcaggtgagtacttgaccaaagccgacctccaggagatgtttcagcagttcctagctaaacagaaggaacagctgagatctgcagatgagacccctgcaccaaagtctgcttctaagaagccagacccagagccaacgtccgcatga